The Amylolactobacillus amylophilus DSM 20533 = JCM 1125 genome contains a region encoding:
- a CDS encoding CPBP family intramembrane glutamic endopeptidase: MNTPRSREGNMVRGTIYLIGYFIIFGARRLAVVDGKVRLWGSILFLLLSLMMLIFYIYRFNRESRYFERSDTTLPISDHFGQLVLITTLIFIVRMVINYIQLAQGIGYTSIQTAYHAGDSAGLFWFFIFSEGIIISTLQQFLTTGFFFNYFFRQNTLIKAIMGVIFSALIFALLNFSSIPLIFISELLIGGLLAWSYLSTQSLWVPVLLAIFNGVLTVVLL, translated from the coding sequence ATGAATACACCAAGATCACGTGAAGGTAATATGGTTCGCGGAACCATCTACCTAATAGGATACTTTATTATTTTCGGTGCGAGAAGGTTGGCAGTAGTTGATGGCAAGGTACGCCTTTGGGGCAGCATTCTCTTTTTGTTGCTAAGCCTAATGATGTTGATTTTCTACATCTACCGCTTTAATCGCGAATCGCGCTACTTTGAGCGTTCAGACACCACACTGCCGATATCGGACCATTTCGGTCAACTGGTATTGATTACCACGCTAATATTTATTGTGAGAATGGTAATCAACTACATCCAATTGGCGCAGGGCATAGGTTATACCAGCATTCAAACAGCATATCATGCCGGGGATTCCGCTGGATTATTTTGGTTCTTTATTTTCTCCGAGGGAATCATCATAAGTACACTACAACAATTTCTGACCACTGGCTTTTTTTTCAATTATTTTTTCCGTCAAAATACGCTGATTAAGGCCATCATGGGAGTTATCTTTTCTGCACTGATTTTTGCCTTACTAAACTTTTCAAGTATACCGTTAATTTTTATTAGCGAGCTACTTATTGGGGGCTTGCTAGCGTGGTCGTATCTTTCAACGCAAAGTCTTTGGGTACCCGTCTTGCTAGCAATATTCAATGGTGTGTTAACCGTGGTACTCCTTTAA
- the helD gene encoding RNA polymerase recycling motor HelD translates to MDKKILEVEQKRVDYVVDEIKHQLTSTAEQLGKALTERRKVEATYGDTAKVNLAEVDDRMETNAAIQQQKQLVALAVENETILTNREKNLHLLQKSPYFGRIDIAEDGEQETLYIGTSSLITSDDEFLVYDWRAPISSLYYNGTLGPATYDTPVGSVDVELLHKRQFKIVHNQIVKMFDTNETVADDVLQDMLSEQSDTHMKNIVATVQQAQNEIIRNTTSDLLVVEGVAGSGKTSAILQRVAYLLYHAREKLDAEQIILFSPNNLFSNYIAEVLPSLGEKNMRQVTLMDFLEHRHRGFTIESLFERFERDQQNLPTVTRQIRDFKESSSFVKLLEEYLRQTPSDLLPFSNLVLHGEVIIGKDEIKAIYTSISNRFSLPERFTQTKNALIKLLQNRTRAYAKTNTIEQAIENLTDSEYRQILGDKEGSFASYDDEYSFVAYRLAKRHLKLVYDAIYNDYFVDIYQTYLNFLNHLEPAGIAPKAFKESIYQSANDIELHRLRITDAVAIMFLRDLLTGSGQNHTIMYLFVDEMQDYSASLLLYLAHAFPKAKLTLLGDQSQSIFTDNPTRKGTTSQEQTLQQLFPQKRLNYHELNTSYRSTKTITDFAKAILAASKIEAYSRAGTLPTLVQFNDEEQLNAAYPTIIRRELRNNKIVALITKTAAEAKGLASQLAPTIELTLITAKTRSLKEGLLIMPIYLAKGLEFDSVIAHNVSTTNFTDHADEELIYTIASRALHRLTLTVAGTLSKIVADSNAEYELLDNLQTIEGGTSNV, encoded by the coding sequence ATGGACAAGAAGATTCTTGAGGTAGAACAGAAACGGGTAGATTATGTTGTGGACGAGATCAAACATCAGCTGACGAGCACTGCAGAACAATTGGGTAAGGCATTGACGGAACGCCGTAAAGTCGAAGCAACATACGGTGACACAGCCAAGGTTAATCTAGCTGAGGTCGATGACCGCATGGAGACTAACGCTGCCATTCAACAACAAAAACAGCTAGTGGCATTAGCAGTCGAGAATGAGACTATTCTGACCAACCGCGAAAAGAATTTGCATCTCCTGCAGAAGTCACCCTACTTCGGTCGCATTGATATCGCTGAGGACGGCGAGCAAGAGACACTCTATATCGGTACCTCCTCGCTCATTACCTCGGATGATGAATTTCTTGTCTATGACTGGCGCGCGCCAATCTCCTCCCTTTACTATAACGGTACACTTGGACCAGCCACATATGACACCCCGGTGGGGTCAGTTGATGTAGAGCTTTTGCATAAGCGCCAGTTTAAAATAGTGCATAACCAGATTGTTAAGATGTTCGACACCAACGAAACGGTCGCTGACGACGTGCTCCAGGACATGTTGAGTGAACAAAGCGATACCCACATGAAGAATATCGTGGCGACCGTCCAACAAGCGCAGAACGAGATAATCAGAAACACCACTTCTGACCTACTGGTTGTAGAAGGAGTCGCCGGGAGCGGGAAGACCTCAGCCATCCTTCAACGCGTTGCTTACCTCCTATACCACGCCCGTGAGAAGCTGGATGCTGAACAAATTATTCTTTTCTCACCTAACAACCTCTTCAGCAACTACATCGCAGAAGTCTTACCAAGCCTTGGTGAGAAAAACATGCGGCAAGTCACGCTCATGGACTTCTTAGAGCACCGCCACCGTGGCTTCACTATTGAGAGCCTCTTCGAGCGCTTTGAACGCGATCAGCAGAATCTACCAACCGTTACCAGGCAAATTCGGGATTTCAAGGAAAGCTCCAGTTTCGTTAAGTTGCTTGAAGAATACCTCAGGCAAACTCCTAGTGACTTGCTGCCGTTCAGCAACCTCGTTCTACATGGGGAGGTAATCATTGGTAAAGATGAGATTAAGGCAATCTATACCAGCATTTCCAACCGTTTCTCGTTGCCAGAACGGTTCACCCAGACAAAGAACGCACTAATTAAACTGTTGCAGAACCGTACCCGCGCATATGCCAAAACAAATACCATCGAACAAGCGATCGAAAACCTCACTGACTCAGAATACCGCCAAATTCTGGGAGATAAGGAAGGCAGTTTTGCTAGCTACGACGATGAGTACAGTTTCGTGGCCTATCGGCTGGCCAAGCGGCACCTCAAGCTAGTTTACGATGCCATCTATAACGACTATTTCGTCGATATCTACCAGACATACCTTAATTTTCTTAACCATTTAGAGCCAGCAGGAATTGCGCCGAAGGCTTTCAAGGAGTCAATTTACCAATCAGCCAACGACATCGAGCTCCACCGTTTAAGAATTACGGACGCCGTGGCCATCATGTTTCTTCGCGACCTCCTCACTGGCTCAGGTCAGAACCATACGATTATGTATCTCTTTGTCGATGAGATGCAGGATTATTCCGCGAGTCTGCTCCTTTACCTAGCTCACGCATTCCCCAAGGCCAAGTTGACCCTCTTAGGTGACCAGAGCCAGTCAATCTTTACGGATAACCCGACAAGAAAGGGCACTACTAGTCAAGAGCAAACACTACAACAGCTCTTCCCCCAAAAACGCCTTAACTACCATGAATTAAATACCAGTTACCGTTCAACTAAGACCATTACGGACTTTGCCAAGGCAATTCTTGCTGCAAGTAAAATTGAGGCGTACTCGAGAGCTGGCACTCTACCAACCCTGGTCCAGTTCAACGACGAGGAGCAGTTAAACGCCGCCTATCCCACGATTATTCGCCGAGAACTACGCAACAACAAGATTGTTGCATTAATTACGAAGACCGCGGCGGAGGCTAAGGGTTTAGCTTCGCAGTTAGCACCCACAATTGAACTCACGCTAATTACAGCTAAAACTCGTTCCCTGAAGGAAGGGCTCCTAATCATGCCCATCTATCTAGCTAAGGGCTTGGAGTTTGACAGTGTCATCGCCCATAACGTTTCCACCACTAACTTTACTGACCATGCCGATGAGGAATTAATCTATACAATTGCCAGTCGTGCGCTGCACAGGCTCACACTAACCGTGGCAGGAACGCTCTCAAAGATCGTCGCCGACTCTAATGCAGAATACGAATTGCTCGATAATTTGCAGACCATAGAAGGAGGAACGAGCAATGTGTAG
- a CDS encoding nitroreductase family protein, producing the protein MTTTTLDQQLVLNDFSKVMFERHSVRKFNPDKKIDREELQAMIKEATTAPSACNLQSWHFVVVDTPEGKDKAKSFMMKFNYPQLDSCAAMIFVLGDTLSYQSYRDVWNKAAEEGRITPEKRDEVFKTFLPLYESATPEFLTMDATIDASMAAMQLMLVARAHGYDTNPIAGYAADKVVQTLGLDKTRYVPVVALAVGEAAETPISSARYTAAELTDFL; encoded by the coding sequence ATGACTACTACAACTTTGGACCAACAACTTGTTTTAAATGACTTCAGTAAGGTAATGTTCGAGCGGCATTCGGTCCGGAAATTCAACCCTGACAAGAAGATTGACCGCGAGGAGTTACAGGCAATGATTAAGGAGGCCACCACTGCTCCTTCAGCCTGCAACCTCCAATCTTGGCACTTTGTAGTTGTGGACACGCCAGAAGGCAAAGATAAAGCCAAATCCTTCATGATGAAGTTTAACTACCCGCAGTTAGATTCATGTGCAGCAATGATCTTCGTCTTAGGCGATACACTATCGTATCAATCATACCGTGATGTTTGGAACAAAGCGGCCGAGGAAGGACGTATTACGCCCGAGAAACGGGATGAGGTATTCAAGACATTCTTGCCGTTATACGAGAGCGCTACACCCGAATTTCTCACGATGGATGCGACAATTGATGCCAGCATGGCTGCAATGCAGCTAATGCTGGTTGCCCGTGCCCACGGCTACGATACCAATCCCATTGCAGGTTACGCAGCAGACAAAGTAGTTCAAACACTCGGACTAGATAAGACTCGCTATGTGCCAGTTGTGGCACTAGCAGTCGGTGAAGCAGCTGAAACACCCATTTCTTCCGCACGTTATACCGCAGCAGAATTAACCGATTTTCTCTAA
- the coaBC gene encoding bifunctional phosphopantothenoylcysteine decarboxylase/phosphopantothenate--cysteine ligase CoaBC codes for MKQQHIGILVTGGIAAYKVPQLIRDLIRGGAEVRVAMTKSAQQFVTPLTLATVSKNPVLTDGVGISADAKHIDHVEFAHWLDVAVIVPATANTIAKLAAGLADNIVTETLLAFNGPKLLVPAMNDQMWLNKRTQLNIARLADTGFTLLQPAEGMLAEGYAAVGRLPELSVIQLFINSFKQDKILTGKRVLVSAGGTSEVIDPVRLLTNRSSGKMGTSLANAAAALGAAVTLVTTKDLPTLPAVKIDHVSSAQEMATAMANHFQQADIIIMAAAVADFRPEHTSNQKIKKQDNSTTLDLHLVQNTDILAKLGQKKNASQYVAGFAAETTNLVANAKTKLAHKNADLIIANSVDNGRGFDQPNNKVTLLTNSKQIELADQDKLTLAFEILTFIQQEQSK; via the coding sequence ATGAAACAGCAACACATCGGTATTTTGGTCACCGGCGGCATCGCTGCCTACAAAGTACCTCAATTAATTCGAGACCTCATTCGTGGTGGCGCTGAAGTTCGTGTTGCCATGACCAAGTCAGCACAACAATTCGTCACCCCATTAACGCTCGCAACCGTGAGCAAAAATCCTGTTTTGACCGATGGAGTGGGCATCTCAGCCGATGCAAAACACATTGATCACGTGGAATTTGCCCACTGGCTGGACGTTGCCGTCATTGTACCCGCAACGGCAAACACGATTGCTAAACTAGCTGCAGGGCTGGCAGACAACATCGTGACGGAAACGCTCCTCGCTTTCAATGGACCAAAATTACTAGTTCCAGCGATGAATGACCAAATGTGGCTCAATAAAAGAACACAACTGAACATTGCCCGTTTAGCAGACACAGGATTTACGCTGTTGCAGCCGGCTGAAGGAATGCTAGCTGAGGGCTATGCTGCGGTGGGCCGGTTACCCGAATTATCCGTGATTCAGCTCTTTATCAATTCGTTTAAGCAAGATAAGATTCTAACCGGAAAACGTGTATTAGTATCGGCTGGTGGAACCAGCGAGGTGATTGATCCTGTTCGCTTGCTAACTAACCGCTCCTCTGGCAAGATGGGCACATCCTTGGCCAACGCTGCTGCAGCCCTTGGAGCAGCGGTAACACTAGTTACTACGAAGGATTTGCCCACCCTACCAGCAGTAAAGATTGACCACGTCTCCTCGGCACAAGAGATGGCAACCGCGATGGCTAATCACTTTCAACAAGCGGACATTATCATCATGGCTGCTGCCGTGGCAGATTTCCGTCCTGAACATACTAGCAATCAGAAGATAAAGAAGCAGGATAATTCGACCACATTAGATCTTCATCTAGTTCAGAACACTGACATACTAGCAAAGTTAGGGCAAAAGAAAAATGCTAGTCAATATGTCGCCGGCTTCGCAGCAGAAACTACTAATCTTGTAGCAAACGCAAAGACAAAGCTAGCACACAAAAACGCTGACCTAATCATTGCCAACAGCGTTGACAATGGGCGCGGCTTTGATCAACCAAACAATAAAGTAACATTATTAACGAACAGTAAGCAGATCGAATTAGCAGACCAAGATAAACTCACACTTGCCTTTGAAATACTGACATTTATTCAACAAGAGCAGTCTAAATAA
- a CDS encoding Y-family DNA polymerase, with protein MYDYRYEPKRLIFMIDNKSFYASVESVALGLNPLKTKLVVMSTQKNTNGGLVLAASPMAKKKYGIKNVMRQRNLPTKEEAPDLIYVEPHMNLYIQKSMEIIEIFRKYVADEDLHVYSIDESILDMTNSYQLFGKDPFEVARKIQLDIRNQLGIYTTVGIGENPLLAKFALDIDAKKRATMIAFWHYVEVADTIWQISDLTDVWGINKRTAAHLERIGIHNMYELAHTDPVKLKNEFGIIGEQLFAMSWGVDRSLIRDKYIPQARSYGNSQVLPRDYLVQREIEIVIREIGEQVAARIRSRKLQTGLVSLWIGFSYKSSTGKKRSGFRKQQKISYTNDNKELVEELLALFRSNWHGEIVRNIGVDYGDLIPEQVSQLNLFVQPQQLEKRSKLDRTADQIRKKFGLKSAVKLSSLAPGGTAIERAGLVGGHNGGNSYE; from the coding sequence TTGTATGATTATCGTTATGAGCCTAAACGCCTAATCTTCATGATTGATAATAAATCATTCTATGCCAGTGTCGAGAGCGTGGCCTTGGGGTTGAATCCGTTGAAGACCAAATTGGTAGTCATGTCGACCCAGAAGAATACTAATGGCGGCCTCGTCCTAGCTGCCTCGCCGATGGCGAAGAAGAAATACGGAATCAAGAATGTGATGAGACAGCGCAACTTGCCAACCAAGGAGGAGGCGCCAGACCTAATTTACGTCGAGCCCCACATGAACCTTTACATCCAGAAGAGCATGGAGATTATTGAGATATTTCGGAAATATGTGGCTGACGAGGACCTGCACGTCTACTCGATTGATGAGAGTATCTTAGACATGACCAACTCATACCAGTTGTTTGGTAAGGACCCGTTTGAGGTGGCGCGGAAGATTCAATTAGATATTCGTAATCAGCTCGGTATTTACACGACTGTAGGTATCGGAGAGAACCCGCTTTTGGCGAAATTTGCACTGGACATCGATGCAAAGAAAAGGGCAACAATGATCGCCTTCTGGCATTATGTGGAGGTGGCAGATACAATCTGGCAAATTTCTGATTTAACGGATGTTTGGGGAATCAATAAACGAACTGCAGCCCACCTTGAGAGAATTGGTATTCACAATATGTACGAGTTGGCACACACTGATCCGGTCAAACTGAAGAACGAATTTGGCATAATCGGTGAACAGCTTTTTGCAATGAGTTGGGGGGTTGATCGGAGTTTAATTCGGGATAAATATATTCCGCAAGCAAGAAGCTATGGTAATTCACAGGTTTTACCACGAGACTACTTGGTGCAACGTGAGATTGAAATCGTGATTAGGGAAATTGGCGAACAGGTCGCCGCCAGAATTAGAAGTCGCAAATTACAAACGGGTCTCGTCAGCTTGTGGATTGGTTTTTCATACAAAAGTAGTACGGGTAAGAAGCGTTCGGGTTTTCGTAAGCAACAAAAAATTAGTTATACAAATGACAATAAGGAGTTAGTTGAGGAGCTACTAGCCCTTTTTCGGAGTAATTGGCATGGGGAAATTGTACGAAATATTGGAGTGGACTATGGTGACCTGATTCCAGAACAAGTAAGTCAATTAAATCTGTTTGTGCAACCGCAGCAGTTAGAGAAACGGAGCAAACTGGATCGGACGGCTGATCAGATTAGAAAGAAATTCGGTTTGAAATCTGCCGTTAAATTAAGTAGCTTAGCACCTGGGGGTACAGCGATAGAACGTGCCGGCCTTGTCGGGGGCCACAATGGTGGTAATAGTTATGAGTGA
- a CDS encoding Hsp20/alpha crystallin family protein, which translates to MANELMHRSNRNPLDRFNDWFNDDFFGFPRDDFANVSLANIMQSDIAETDKEYVVKIDMPGMQKDKINLNYQNGVLSVSGSRESFSDLSDKDGNIIHNERSIGHVSRQFRLPDVEKSAISAKYEGGVLTVTLPKATEKSDDANQIKID; encoded by the coding sequence ATGGCAAATGAATTAATGCATCGTAGTAATAGAAATCCATTGGATCGGTTTAATGATTGGTTTAACGATGACTTCTTCGGTTTCCCTAGAGACGACTTTGCTAATGTATCATTAGCAAATATTATGCAATCAGACATCGCTGAAACCGACAAGGAGTACGTAGTCAAGATTGACATGCCAGGAATGCAAAAGGATAAGATTAATTTAAATTACCAAAACGGCGTTCTTAGTGTTTCTGGTTCTCGTGAGTCATTCTCAGATTTGAGTGATAAAGATGGGAACATCATTCACAACGAGCGTTCGATTGGCCATGTATCAAGGCAATTCCGCCTTCCAGACGTAGAAAAGTCAGCTATCTCTGCTAAATACGAGGGTGGCGTTTTGACCGTCACATTACCAAAAGCAACTGAGAAATCTGATGACGCAAATCAGATTAAGATTGATTAA
- a CDS encoding SOS response-associated peptidase: protein MCSHFSIASMSEINSFLRELNLPVVNANDDPSNNDEATEIYPNIQAPVLIYQNNQLQLNKLNWGFENPIDKRKPPIFNARIERFYEAKPSMWDQAFAQQRCLIIAARFYESHPTETVKSAKTGRSMKRPYQFKLADQDLFFIAGIYEADHFAMVTTEPNEAVRPYHNRMPLLLEPAEIRTWLFQNFTELVNRPTISLDIRPAE, encoded by the coding sequence ATGTGTAGCCACTTCTCCATCGCTAGCATGTCTGAAATTAACAGTTTTCTCCGCGAGCTCAATTTACCGGTGGTAAACGCTAACGATGACCCATCAAATAATGACGAAGCTACCGAAATCTATCCGAACATCCAGGCACCTGTCTTAATCTACCAGAACAATCAATTACAATTAAACAAACTCAATTGGGGGTTCGAAAACCCAATTGATAAAAGAAAGCCGCCTATTTTCAACGCCAGAATCGAACGGTTCTACGAGGCTAAACCCTCGATGTGGGATCAGGCATTTGCGCAACAACGCTGCCTGATTATTGCAGCGCGCTTCTACGAGAGTCACCCGACTGAAACCGTCAAGAGCGCAAAAACCGGCCGAAGTATGAAACGACCATATCAATTTAAGTTAGCTGACCAAGATTTGTTTTTCATCGCTGGCATCTATGAGGCTGACCACTTTGCAATGGTCACAACGGAACCAAACGAGGCGGTACGTCCTTACCACAACCGCATGCCACTTCTGCTGGAACCAGCCGAGATTAGGACCTGGCTTTTCCAAAACTTCACTGAATTGGTTAATCGTCCTACCATTTCGTTAGACATCAGGCCAGCAGAATGA
- a CDS encoding HD domain-containing protein has protein sequence MDQIEKTQVQQVAMLVRRKMESDQSGHDYEHVRRVVRNAQYLLDKEKKADDFKVLLACYLHDFYDEKLVQDVTAEKANLRHILVQQFEISSDTINDIFQIIDQMSFAHNLAETHKLSLEGQIVQDADRLDAIGAIGVFRAIRYGVVHGIADYDSTLEPREELTQDNYREDTTIINHFYEKLFKLEKLMNTKAAKRIARSRTKLMQEFVSEYEAEYRGEK, from the coding sequence TTGGATCAAATTGAAAAAACACAAGTTCAGCAGGTAGCAATGCTCGTTAGACGTAAGATGGAATCCGATCAATCTGGTCATGATTACGAACACGTCCGGCGAGTAGTCCGTAATGCACAGTACTTACTGGACAAAGAGAAGAAGGCGGATGATTTCAAGGTTTTACTTGCTTGCTATCTCCATGATTTTTACGATGAAAAGTTGGTACAGGACGTTACGGCAGAGAAAGCTAATCTGCGCCACATACTTGTGCAACAATTTGAGATTAGCTCAGATACGATCAACGATATTTTTCAAATAATTGATCAGATGTCCTTCGCGCATAATCTGGCTGAGACCCATAAATTATCGCTTGAAGGGCAAATAGTTCAGGATGCAGATCGGCTAGATGCCATTGGGGCAATTGGGGTCTTTCGTGCAATTAGGTACGGTGTCGTACATGGCATTGCTGATTATGACAGCACTCTAGAACCGCGGGAAGAGCTTACGCAGGATAACTACCGTGAAGATACAACCATCATTAATCATTTCTATGAGAAATTATTTAAGCTTGAAAAGCTAATGAATACGAAGGCAGCGAAGAGGATTGCACGTAGCCGAACCAAATTAATGCAAGAATTCGTGAGTGAGTACGAAGCAGAATATCGTGGAGAGAAATAG
- a CDS encoding LTA synthase family protein, whose protein sequence is MQTASLVQKIQASLLNIFVGLIAVLAIAYNSLYPATPTAITFRGSRYLFVLEFAIILGISFILGSRHETLLSQVKNKQYYYRILLFFLTYSVFTFIIHLSLVSSALSLAKLSTAFNFVWKINNPTFILFWLALLSPLFTKWFLTLTKNKRWLLIGINLLLLLLGLVIIDRTNRLNLLYLVAIFGVLFSFSLGIIVRLPHLLKDLEAQLSLPLIAGILIVGSLNFEINTIWWNTGMVAATNLLGITNPSALLIIRILLTFILITTIEWIRQHRLTRPHLFAASIVIPSSYFIIQASNYSFRLSTMVTGPGSLWLSLINLTFLLAIYMIVVAIVKRVYLALGIYSLIVILVAYANMQKVLLRNEPITPLDLKNIVILPELISMINATYLVGVILGLVLLLGFIWLIQKRFNLQLHAKLPVRLGLIIVSVSYLVFWVNFLPTQTVSWNTTGTHVAKNPAMRAAHYSTLSMIVPIGHYRTNGTLVGFASMLKVTAMEQPHGYSKSKMEQLAYKYTKVAQSLNQTRKNKINDQTIIYILSESLANPARIPGVQLTSNPLPNITNYQANNHGGLFFSNGYGGGTANIEFEAITGLSMNNFSPSMSIPYSFLVPQLDFFPTIINSFDERIAIHPFTTQTYERNKAFKKLGFQRFYAQTAGTDPLKYSAKIGNNPYVSDAASYKNVLAILRQNNKNKIIQLSTMQNHVPYLSNYYDSKIKLDTNLSASSVASLETYTKGVNITDKETANFIQELNQLPQKVTVVLYGDHLPGIYNWQKNNEQQHAKYDNVLHQSDYFIYSNFQEKNVGKAVVSPNMLNPLLFAKTDAKVSPFYGLMTKIALKTPAAELGKYMADSGKYITQSKLTKAQRKILADYNMVMYDLTAGKKYLNGTNFYAIPH, encoded by the coding sequence ATGCAAACAGCTAGTTTGGTACAAAAAATTCAAGCTTCATTACTCAATATATTCGTAGGCTTAATAGCAGTTCTAGCAATTGCCTATAATTCACTTTACCCAGCGACACCCACCGCAATCACCTTTCGGGGCTCGCGTTACCTCTTTGTGTTGGAGTTTGCAATAATCCTAGGAATTTCCTTTATCCTCGGCTCCCGCCATGAGACTCTATTGTCCCAGGTTAAAAACAAGCAATACTATTACCGTATCCTACTCTTTTTCCTCACTTACAGTGTATTTACATTCATCATTCACCTCAGCCTAGTTAGCTCCGCCCTTTCGCTTGCCAAATTAAGCACCGCTTTTAACTTTGTCTGGAAGATAAACAATCCCACCTTCATCCTTTTCTGGCTCGCGCTGCTTAGTCCCCTCTTTACCAAGTGGTTCCTGACCTTAACCAAGAATAAACGTTGGCTATTAATTGGTATTAACCTGCTGTTACTGCTTTTAGGCCTTGTAATTATTGACCGCACAAACCGACTTAATCTCCTTTATCTAGTGGCGATCTTTGGCGTGCTGTTCAGCTTCAGTCTAGGAATTATCGTTAGACTACCTCATTTACTCAAAGACCTAGAAGCCCAGTTATCCTTGCCTTTAATTGCGGGAATCCTAATTGTCGGCTCGCTCAACTTTGAAATTAACACAATCTGGTGGAACACCGGCATGGTCGCAGCAACTAACCTACTTGGAATTACTAATCCCAGCGCCCTCCTCATCATCCGAATTTTGCTCACCTTCATACTGATTACGACCATCGAGTGGATCAGACAACACCGACTGACGCGACCACATCTTTTTGCTGCGTCAATTGTTATTCCCAGCTCCTACTTTATTATCCAAGCCTCCAACTATTCATTTAGACTGAGCACGATGGTAACCGGTCCAGGCTCACTGTGGTTGAGTTTGATTAATCTGACATTTCTACTGGCGATTTACATGATCGTCGTGGCAATTGTGAAACGTGTCTATTTGGCCCTTGGTATCTACAGCCTCATCGTGATTCTTGTAGCTTACGCGAATATGCAAAAGGTACTACTACGAAATGAACCGATCACCCCACTAGATTTAAAAAATATTGTTATTCTTCCAGAATTGATTAGCATGATTAACGCTACCTACCTAGTGGGCGTCATCTTAGGTCTCGTCCTTTTATTAGGGTTCATTTGGCTTATCCAGAAACGCTTTAACCTCCAATTACACGCTAAATTACCAGTACGACTAGGGCTAATTATCGTCAGCGTCAGCTACCTTGTTTTCTGGGTCAATTTCCTACCAACTCAAACTGTAAGCTGGAACACTACCGGTACGCATGTCGCCAAGAATCCGGCAATGCGTGCCGCACATTACAGCACCCTCTCCATGATTGTGCCAATCGGGCATTACAGAACCAATGGCACCCTGGTTGGTTTTGCCAGCATGCTGAAAGTCACTGCAATGGAACAGCCACACGGTTACAGCAAGAGCAAGATGGAACAGCTAGCGTACAAATATACTAAAGTTGCTCAATCCCTCAACCAAACACGTAAGAATAAGATAAACGACCAAACTATTATTTATATTCTCAGTGAGTCGCTCGCAAATCCAGCACGTATTCCTGGTGTTCAATTAACCAGTAACCCACTGCCAAATATCACAAACTACCAAGCCAATAATCACGGTGGGCTCTTCTTCTCGAATGGATACGGCGGCGGGACTGCCAACATTGAGTTCGAGGCTATTACTGGTCTTTCGATGAATAATTTCTCGCCCTCGATGTCTATTCCATATTCCTTTCTCGTCCCTCAGCTGGATTTCTTCCCAACAATTATCAATTCTTTTGACGAACGAATCGCCATCCATCCTTTCACGACCCAAACCTATGAGCGTAACAAAGCGTTCAAGAAATTGGGTTTCCAGCGTTTCTACGCACAAACAGCCGGAACCGACCCTCTGAAATACTCAGCTAAAATTGGCAATAACCCATATGTCAGTGACGCTGCCTCGTATAAGAATGTCTTGGCAATACTCCGCCAGAACAACAAGAATAAAATTATTCAGTTGTCCACAATGCAGAACCACGTGCCCTACCTGAGCAATTACTATGACAGTAAAATAAAGCTGGATACTAATCTTTCCGCAAGTTCAGTGGCAAGTCTAGAGACATACACAAAAGGAGTCAACATTACGGACAAGGAGACTGCGAATTTCATCCAGGAACTGAATCAGCTACCGCAAAAGGTGACTGTCGTCTTATATGGCGATCATTTACCAGGTATCTATAACTGGCAGAAGAATAATGAACAACAACACGCTAAGTACGACAACGTTCTGCATCAGTCCGATTACTTTATCTACTCCAATTTCCAAGAAAAGAATGTCGGTAAAGCCGTAGTCTCACCGAACATGCTTAACCCACTTCTTTTCGCAAAAACTGACGCAAAAGTCTCGCCTTTCTATGGGTTAATGACCAAGATTGCCCTAAAGACTCCGGCCGCTGAATTAGGTAAGTATATGGCTGATTCGGGCAAATATATTACACAATCTAAGTTAACGAAAGCTCAACGTAAAATTTTGGCCGACTATAACATGGTAATGTACGATCTTACTGCCGGTAAAAAATACCTGAACGGTACTAATTTTTACGCCATTCCACATTAA